From Watersipora subatra chromosome 2, tzWatSuba1.1, whole genome shotgun sequence, one genomic window encodes:
- the LOC137388901 gene encoding 4-hydroxyphenylpyruvate dioxygenase-like, which translates to MTYFENKGPKPEAGKIVDFHHVTFWVGNALQAASYYCTRMGFSPYLYRGLETGSRETACHVVKCNKILFRFMSGYNPNHPKDMCEHLTKHGDGVKDIAFAVEDLDGIVRVAKERGASVVHEIWSEEDDQGVVRFATIQTYGDTTHTFVEKTNYKGEFLPGYKASPQQDDPLAASLPPSGLLFVDHIVGNQPDEEMQSAADWYVKNLMFHRFWSIDDKQLHTEYSALRSVVVTNFEETVKMPINEPASGKRKSLIQEYVDYYGSAGVQHIAMTTNNIISSIRNLKARGQMFLEVPKTYYTRLREKLANSKIKVEESLDELEELNILVDYDDKGYLLQLFTKNMQDRPTLFLEVIQRHNHQGFGIGNFKALYEAVEMGQINRGNT; encoded by the exons ATG acatactttgagaataAGGGTCCTAAG CCAGAGGCTGGCAAAATTGTTGACTTTCATCATGTAACTTTCTGGGTTGGAAATGCTCTGCAG GCAGCATCCTATTATTGCACACGAATGGGCTTTAGTCCTTATCTATACAGAGGCTTGGAGACAGGCTCAAGGGAGACAGCGTGTCATGTTGTTAAATGCAACAAG ATATTATTCCGGTTCATGTCTGGCTACAACCCCAACCACCCTAAAG ATATGTGCGAACACCTGACAAAGCATGGAGATGGGGTCAAGGACATCGCCTTTGCTGTCGAAGATCTGGATGGCATCGTAAGA GTTGCCAAAGAAAGAGGGGCTAGCGTGGTGCATGAGATATGGAGTGAGGAGGATGATCAAGGAGTGGTTAGATTTGCAACTATACAGACATACGGTGATACCACACACACTTTTGTTGAAAAAACCAACTATAAGGGAGAATTTCTGCCTGGATATAAGGCAAGCCCACAACAGGATGACCCATTGGCTGCTAGTCT CCCTCCTTCAGGCCTCCTTTTTGTGGATCACATTGTTGGTAACCAGCCAGATGAGGAAATGCAGTCAGCTGCTGACTGGTACGTGAAGAATCTCATGTTTCACCGATTTTGGAGCATTGATGACAAACAGTTGCACACCGAGTACTCGGCTCTCAGATCTGTGGTTGTCACCAATTTTGAAGAGACAGTGAAAATGCCTATCAATGAGCCAGCTTCAGGCAAGCGCAAGAGCCTGATACAG GAGTATGTGGACTACTATGGCAGCGCTGGAGTACAGCATATAGCCATGACCACCAATAACATCATTAGTTCT ATAAGAAACTTGAAAGCAAGAGGGCAGATGTTTCTGGAAGTGCCAAAAACTTACTACACACGCCTCAGGGAGAAGCTGGCAAACTCTAAGATCAAGGTTGAGGAGTCACTGGATGAG CTGGAAGAGCTCAACATTCTCGTTGACTATGATGACAAAGGTTACCTGCTGCAGCTCTTCACTAAAAACATGCAGGACCGGCCAACGCTTTTCCTCGAGGTCATCCAGCGGCACAACCACCAG GGTTTTGGAATAGGTAACTTCAAAGCTCTCTATGAAGCGGTCGAGATGGGCCAGATCAATCGTGGAAATACCTAA